From the Streptomyces syringium genome, one window contains:
- a CDS encoding FAD-dependent oxidoreductase, whose translation MRERIAIVGAGAAGLGAAWALSRHPDRFDFEVYETAATVGGNARTADFPQRDGGTVPADIAVTAFIPSVYHNHVELMSLLGIEAVGTRFSYAVHYGDDVYAHDLDTPLRRRLAGDIAAFRRLLRTVGRCNALNKRPSWSTTVLNPFNYVTMRRALDLWGISQEFRYKVLKPLFVNFVLTSGVFAMPASVFVRYMDFFDIEHSTPMITWQGGTRAVHARLIEGFADRIHVGRPVTGLFRGPDGVRVRDADGVTERFDQAILACNANHALALLQPPGAMERRVLGAVRYESDLHRDAVVHTDASLLPDDHLHVSGTRSTFVRHFGDRPDNYEITYIMHNQQPWGDGAVSPCLVTYNARRQPDPAKVISRHRFQHVVHDLRHTLVLHALVPLLQGRRRTWYCGAHTTFNSQEHAFLSGLAVARQLGADYPFTANKEATRWFNFYGRMCLGMRFRTAR comes from the coding sequence GTGCGCGAACGGATCGCGATCGTGGGGGCCGGTGCGGCCGGGCTGGGAGCCGCGTGGGCGCTCAGCCGACACCCCGACCGCTTCGACTTCGAGGTGTACGAGACCGCCGCCACCGTCGGCGGCAATGCCCGGACCGCGGACTTCCCACAGCGGGACGGCGGCACGGTGCCGGCGGACATCGCCGTCACCGCCTTCATCCCCTCCGTCTACCACAACCATGTCGAGCTGATGAGCCTGCTCGGCATCGAAGCCGTCGGCACCCGCTTCAGCTACGCCGTGCACTACGGCGACGACGTCTACGCCCACGACCTGGACACACCGTTGCGGCGCAGGCTGGCCGGCGACATCGCCGCCTTCCGGCGCCTGCTGCGCACCGTCGGAAGGTGCAACGCCCTCAACAAGCGCCCGTCATGGAGCACAACGGTGCTCAACCCCTTCAACTATGTCACCATGCGCCGGGCCCTCGACCTGTGGGGCATCTCGCAGGAGTTCCGCTACAAAGTCCTCAAGCCGCTGTTCGTGAACTTCGTCCTGACCTCGGGCGTCTTCGCCATGCCGGCTTCGGTGTTCGTCCGCTACATGGACTTCTTCGACATCGAGCACAGTACGCCGATGATCACGTGGCAGGGCGGGACCCGCGCCGTCCACGCCCGGCTCATCGAAGGGTTCGCCGATCGCATCCACGTGGGGCGCCCCGTCACCGGGCTGTTCCGCGGGCCGGACGGGGTCCGGGTGCGGGACGCGGACGGCGTGACCGAACGATTCGACCAGGCGATCCTGGCCTGTAACGCCAACCACGCGCTGGCCTTGCTCCAGCCGCCCGGCGCCATGGAGCGCAGGGTGCTCGGGGCCGTGCGCTACGAGTCCGACCTGCACCGGGACGCGGTGGTACACACCGACGCCTCGCTCCTGCCGGACGACCATCTGCATGTCTCCGGCACGCGCAGCACCTTCGTGCGCCACTTCGGCGACCGGCCCGACAACTACGAGATCACGTACATCATGCACAACCAGCAGCCCTGGGGTGACGGTGCCGTGTCGCCCTGCCTGGTGACCTATAACGCCCGCCGCCAGCCGGACCCGGCGAAGGTCATCAGCCGCCACCGGTTCCAGCACGTCGTACACGACCTGCGGCACACCCTCGTGCTGCACGCGCTGGTGCCCCTGCTGCAGGGTCGTCGCAGAACCTGGTACTGCGGGGCCCACACCACTTTCAACAGTCAGGAGCACGCCTTCCTGTCCGGTCTGGCCGTAGCCCGCCAACTGGGGGCGGACTACCCGTTCACGGCGAACAAGGAGGCCACCCGGTGGTTCAACTTCTATGGCCGCATGTGTCTGGGCATGCGCTTTCGCACCGCCCGTTGA